In the Phaseolus vulgaris cultivar G19833 chromosome 7, P. vulgaris v2.0, whole genome shotgun sequence genome, one interval contains:
- the LOC137829872 gene encoding protein CANDIDATE G-PROTEIN COUPLED RECEPTOR 2-like encodes MVDQSLLTLEKQGPNSVVSEGIHDWVFECHGFLHNAVLIIASFLFVLYLALQARQSFLKLSNGRSYIIISYYASLWLVSILNLVWCFSQTWECSPGKEFAWNLLSLFTTSGMLFLEVSLLAFLFQGNSTSGLEALTRTFGISGIIVGFDILLKAIYLFAFGIPIFVNSGYPTPHVKWNLWVMHKLLLTLVYGFILAIYHSRWRERLPARPAYYKYVTIMFILNAIALFACAITGNGASFGFWLYHFTIVCYHAVYLPLLYITFLADFFQEDDLHLENVYYSEMKDAGFFESDWN; translated from the exons ATGGTAGACCAATCGTTGCTGACACTCGAGAAGCAAGGGCCAAATTCAGTGGTATCTGAAGGAATCCACGATTGGGTGTTTGAGTGCCATGGGTTTTTGCACAATGCGGTTTTGATCATCGCTTCCTTTCTCTTTGTCTTGTACTTAGCACTGCAAGCTAGACAAAGCTTCCTCAAACTCTCAAATGGCCGTTCTTATATCATTATATCCTATTACGCTTCTCTCTGGCTTGTCAGCATTCTCAATCTCGTGTGGTGCTTTTCCCAG ACGTGGGAGTGCTCTCCCGGGAAAGAGTTTGCGTGGAACTTGTTGTCCCTCTTTACTACTTCTGGAATGTTGTTTCTAGAAGTGAGTTTGCTTGCGTTTTTGTTTCAAGGAAATAGTACCAGTGGCTTAGAAGCGTTGACTCGAACTTTTGGTATATCGGGGATTATTGTCGGTTTTGATATCTTGTTGAAG GCTATATATCTGTTTGCATTTGGGATTCCAATTTTCGTCAACAGTGGTTACCCTACTCCTCACGTGAAGTGGAACTTGTGGGTCATGCACAAGCTGTTGCTTACCCTTGTTTATGGTTTCATATTGGCCATTTATCATTCTAGGTGGAGAGAAAGGTTACCTG CGAGGCCTGCATACTACAAGTATGTTACTATCATGTTCATCTTGAATGCAATTGCACTATTTGCTTGTGCCATTACTGGAAACGGTGCTTCTTTTGGTTTCTG GTTATATCATTTCACGATTGTATGTTACCATGCCGTTTATCTTCCCCTTCTATACATAACCTTCCTGGCTGACTTTTTTCAG GAGGACGATTTGCATTTGGAAAACGTGTACTACTCGGAAATGAAAGATGCTGGTTTCTTCGAATCAGATTGGAACTGA
- the LOC137829873 gene encoding sodium/hydrogen exchanger 2-like — translation MVFEISSVVSKLQMLSTSDHSSVVSMNLFVALLCGCIVLGHLLEENRWMNESITALLIGVTTGVVILLFSGGKSSHILVFSEDLFFIYLLPPIIFNAGFQVKKKQFFVNFMTIMLFGAIGTLISCAVITLGATQIFKKLDIGPLDLGDYLAIGAIFAATDSVCTLQVLNQDETPLLYSLVFGEGVVNDATSVVLFNAIQSFDLNQIDSSIALHFLGNFLYLFIASTMLGVLTGLLSAYIIKKLYIGRHSTDREVALVMLMAYLSYMLAELFYLSGILTVFFCGIVMSHYTWHNVTESSRITTKHSFATLSFVAEIFIFLYVGMDALDIEKWKFVSDSPGTSIAASSVLLGLILLGRAAFVFPLSFISNLAKKSPNEKISFRQQVIIWWAGLMRGAVSMALAYNQFTMSGHTSLQSNAIMITSTITVVLVSTVVFGLMTKPLIRLLLPHTPHPKELNIVIATDPSTPKSATVPLLGSAQDSEVDIDSIHRPSSIRALLRTPTHTVHRLWRKFDDAFMRPVFGGRGFVPVEPGSPTERNGQQWR, via the exons ATGGTGTTTGAAATCAGTtctgttgtttcaaaattgcAAATGTTATCCACTTCGGATCATTCCTCCGTTGTCTCCATGAACTTATTTGTTGCCCTTCTTTGTGGTTGTATTGTCCTTGGCCATCTTCTCGAGGAGAATCGGTGGATGAATGAGTCTATCACTGCCCTTTTGATT GGTGTTACCACTGGCGTAGTCATTTTGCTGTTTAGTGGTGGTAAAAGCTCACATATTCTTGTTTTCAGTGAAGATCTTTTCTTCATATACCTTCTGCCACCTATAATATTCAATGCTGG GTTTCAGGTGAAAAAGAAACAGTTTTTTGTTAACTTCATGACCATCATGTTGTTTGGTGCTATTGGTACATTAATATCTTGTGCTGTCATAACTTTGG GTGCGACACAAATTTTTAAGAAGTTGGATATCGGTCCACTGGATTTAGGGGATTACCTAG CAATTGGTGCAATATTTGCTGCGACAGATTCTGTTTGCACATTGCAG GTGCTAAATCAGGATGAGACACCTTTGCTGTACAGTCTTGTATTTGGGGAGGGTGTTGTGAATGATGCTACATCAGTGGTGCTTTTCAATGCGATCCAAAGCTTTGACCTCAACCAAATAGACTCTTCAATAGCTTTGCACTTTTTAGGCAATttcttgtatttatttattgcaAGCACAATGCTTGGAGTGTTG ACAGGTCTACTCAGTGCTTATATTATCAAAAAGCTGTATATTGGAAG GCACTCTACAGATCGTGAGGTTGCACTTGTGATGTTAATGGCGTACCTATCCTACATGCTAGCTGaa TTATTCTATCTAAGTGGCATCCTCACTGTATTTTTTTGTGGAATTGTTATGTCTCATTATACCTGGCATAATGTGACTGAGAGTTCAAGAATCACTACCAA GCATTCTTTTGCAACCTTGTCATTTGTTGCTGAGATCTTTATCTTCCTTTATGTTGGTATGGATGCCTTGGACATTGAAAAATGGAAATTCGTCAGTGATAG CCCTGGAACATCTATAGCAGCTAGTTCAGTATTGTTGGGTCTAATTCTTCTTGGAAGAGCAGCTTTTGTTTTCCCCTTATCCTTCATATCCAACTTGGCTAAAAAATcaccaaatgagaaaattaGCTTCAGACAGCAA GTGATTATTTGGTGGGCTGGTCTTATGAGGGGTGCTGTTTCAATGGCACTTGCATATAATCAG TTCACCATGTCGGGGCATACTTCACTGCAAAGCAATGCAATCATGATCACCAGCACCATCACTGTGGTACTCGTCAGCACAGTG GTGTTTGGTTTGATGACTAAGCCACTCATAAGGCTTTTACTGCCTCATACTCCACATCCTAAAGAATTAAACATCGTGATAGCCACCGATCCATCTACTCCAAAATCAGCCACTGTCCCACTTCTTGGGAGTGCCCAGGACTCAGAAGTCGATATTGATTCAATCCATCGTCCAAGCAGCATCCGCGCATTGCTTAGAACTCCAACACACACTGTTCATCGTTTGTGGCGTAAGTTCGATGATGCATTCATGCGTCCTGTTTTCGGTGGAAGGGGTTTTGTTCCTGTAGAACCTGGCTCTCCAACTGAACGTAATGGCCAACAATGGCGTTGA